The following proteins come from a genomic window of Thermoproteus sp.:
- a CDS encoding proton-conducting transporter membrane subunit, which yields MAVEVGMDGALLVGYAALGYFAARTAIGARRAAVAIDIAYLAALAYLLLGASPLALLAVPYYLGLFMVGSGRFKYYSGLASALSATGVVLMAEQALYVKALGFLMAVLAPAALLPTELDRGSLEGIFRYLVVSSIASSMVLAGLGTRGYGPFGEALLFLGIGLELGLAPMFLWVPDVYGRSSPAGLAALSSLPVLAGGFALLFLKPSVEPIVAYALGGASMLIGNLGALTSGDLRRILAYSTVVHGGFAAFLYPLRPEASLAILLADSIGKMGLFYAMASGAPRWGVVVLAAHQIGLPPLFGFWPKMLLVLTSAELLGPAAGLYVLANVVLAAPYYFRLMMSIRPGRAAFPQAVAILSIALGLAAPLWLFSGFLAL from the coding sequence ATGGCTGTTGAGGTAGGTATGGACGGGGCGCTCCTAGTGGGCTACGCGGCTCTGGGCTACTTCGCGGCTAGGACGGCCATAGGAGCCAGGAGGGCGGCGGTAGCAATAGATATCGCCTATTTGGCGGCACTGGCCTATCTGCTTCTTGGGGCCTCCCCGCTGGCCTTGCTGGCCGTGCCCTACTATCTGGGCCTCTTCATGGTGGGCTCCGGCAGGTTCAAATACTACTCGGGCCTCGCATCGGCCCTCTCGGCGACTGGAGTCGTCTTGATGGCGGAACAGGCGCTTTACGTCAAGGCGTTGGGGTTCCTAATGGCCGTCTTGGCGCCAGCGGCCCTCCTGCCCACGGAGCTGGATAGGGGGAGCCTAGAGGGCATTTTTAGGTACCTAGTGGTGTCCTCAATAGCCTCCAGTATGGTCCTCGCTGGGCTGGGCACTAGGGGCTACGGCCCCTTCGGCGAGGCGTTGCTCTTCTTGGGCATAGGCCTGGAGCTGGGGCTGGCCCCCATGTTCCTCTGGGTGCCTGACGTCTATGGGAGGTCGAGCCCGGCCGGCCTCGCGGCGCTCAGTAGCCTTCCGGTCCTCGCCGGAGGCTTCGCCCTCTTGTTCCTAAAGCCGTCGGTTGAGCCCATCGTGGCATACGCCTTGGGGGGAGCCTCCATGTTGATAGGCAACCTCGGCGCCTTGACCAGCGGCGATCTGCGGCGGATATTGGCCTATTCGACAGTCGTCCACGGGGGCTTCGCGGCGTTCCTATACCCCCTGAGGCCCGAGGCGTCCCTAGCCATACTGCTGGCGGATTCTATAGGCAAGATGGGGCTCTTCTACGCCATGGCCTCCGGGGCGCCTAGATGGGGCGTAGTGGTCCTCGCGGCGCACCAAATAGGCCTCCCGCCGCTTTTTGGCTTCTGGCCGAAAATGCTTTTGGTTTTGACCTCGGCGGAGCTGTTGGGCCCCGCCGCAGGCCTCTACGTGCTCGCTAACGTAGTCTTGGCGGCTCCGTACTACTTCAGACTCATGATGTCGATAAGGCCTGGAAGGGCCGCCTTCCCGCAGGCGGTGGCCATCCTGTCGATTGCCCTCGGCCTGGCGGCCCCGCTTTGGCTCTTTAGCGGCTTTTTAGCATTATAG
- a CDS encoding proton-conducting transporter membrane subunit, producing MALELLLVLIYLAALFDLAIKRGVGALASGAAALALSASGLLSPSTNYLAYGDLQRALFLFVSGIYTAVSTYSLFYMRDAERRGWFWMWMDVFFASMLLFVSANYWALLLAGWAGLDLASWGLILTYRDGEEVGRVGLGDAKWGLKWLWEPSDSALRAILAVEVGSASLAAALVLMVLRYGPYISSWGPASGLAAALFLIAAFAKGAQLPFTDWLMTAMSAPTPVSALLHSSTMVTAGPLLLIRLSGLLPSWAGQVAFAVGVLTAAYGGLVALGQKEPKVLLAASTASYLGLMTAFALKDPEGALALVYAHGVAKASLFLAVGHAIHEDGSRTPSAYPLASKVAIFLSLLTLAGLTPLGALAKEGEPLWGLFFSVLTAGYLGRLLVRTENARGVGPLAPPYLALAAAPLLVPAALPNPIWALSLVGLGLAYIDMPEALYRRLGLPLLFDLALPKAFRALASAVAKFDSAVDRALLLSPALWRALAVAVKTADWSIDAALHEGLVGLVRRTSVALSERDFEYYLYIVGVAAAVAIAAAIWLLR from the coding sequence ATGGCTCTAGAGCTTCTCCTCGTTCTGATCTATCTCGCCGCCCTCTTCGACCTAGCGATCAAGAGGGGCGTAGGCGCCTTGGCGTCAGGCGCCGCCGCCTTGGCCCTATCCGCGTCCGGCCTCCTGTCGCCTTCGACAAACTATCTGGCCTATGGGGACCTCCAACGCGCCCTCTTCCTCTTCGTCTCGGGCATATATACGGCCGTCTCGACCTATTCATTGTTCTACATGAGGGACGCAGAGAGGAGGGGGTGGTTCTGGATGTGGATGGACGTCTTCTTCGCCTCGATGTTACTTTTCGTCTCTGCGAACTACTGGGCGTTGTTGCTGGCGGGGTGGGCCGGCTTGGATCTAGCCAGCTGGGGCCTCATATTGACGTATAGAGACGGCGAGGAGGTGGGGAGGGTGGGCCTGGGCGACGCGAAGTGGGGCCTCAAGTGGCTCTGGGAGCCCAGCGACTCGGCGTTGAGGGCAATACTGGCCGTAGAGGTCGGCTCGGCGTCTTTGGCGGCCGCCTTGGTGCTCATGGTGTTGCGCTACGGGCCCTATATCTCCTCGTGGGGGCCCGCCTCGGGCCTCGCCGCCGCTTTATTCCTAATCGCGGCCTTCGCGAAAGGCGCCCAATTGCCCTTCACGGACTGGCTCATGACGGCTATGTCCGCGCCGACGCCTGTGAGCGCCTTGTTGCACAGCTCCACTATGGTCACGGCGGGGCCCCTCTTGTTGATAAGGCTGTCCGGCTTGTTGCCGAGCTGGGCGGGACAGGTTGCATTCGCGGTGGGCGTCCTCACGGCGGCCTACGGCGGCCTCGTGGCGTTGGGCCAGAAGGAGCCCAAAGTCCTCCTAGCCGCATCCACCGCGTCGTATCTAGGCCTCATGACTGCGTTCGCCTTGAAGGATCCGGAAGGCGCTCTGGCGCTTGTATACGCCCACGGCGTGGCTAAAGCCTCTTTGTTCCTCGCAGTGGGGCACGCCATACATGAAGACGGCAGTAGGACCCCCTCGGCGTATCCCCTCGCCTCTAAGGTTGCCATATTCCTATCGTTGTTGACTCTAGCCGGCTTGACGCCTCTAGGGGCTCTAGCCAAAGAGGGGGAGCCCCTGTGGGGCCTCTTCTTCTCTGTCCTCACCGCCGGCTATTTGGGGCGCCTTCTCGTCAGGACTGAGAACGCGAGGGGCGTCGGCCCGTTGGCGCCTCCGTATTTAGCCCTAGCGGCCGCCCCCCTCTTGGTCCCGGCGGCGCTACCGAACCCCATATGGGCGCTCTCGCTGGTAGGCCTCGGGCTGGCCTATATCGACATGCCGGAGGCGTTGTACCGCAGATTGGGGTTGCCCCTCCTCTTCGACTTGGCCCTCCCCAAAGCCTTCAGGGCTTTGGCCTCGGCGGTCGCTAAATTCGACTCGGCGGTAGACCGCGCCCTCTTGCTGTCGCCGGCCTTGTGGCGCGCCTTGGCGGTTGCGGTGAAGACGGCGGACTGGTCGATAGACGCGGCTCTACACGAGGGACTCGTGGGCCTGGTCAGACGGACATCCGTGGCCCTTTCGGAGAGGGACTTCGAGTACTATCTGTACATCGTCGGGGTAGCCGCCGCGGTCGCAATAGCGGCGGCCATATGGCTGTTGAGGTAG
- a CDS encoding complex I subunit 5 family protein, which translates to MYSEIFLLVTAASTALALAAVRLGMPAALASTASTLLYFLMYGGTADLGALPYIGAVQASLDVWKAPFVATASILGVLVTLYAPRYLEHLGADRWYYAVHALYVLSFDLIVLFENLVMVFLALELSIITSFLLIWYFGYGNRRRIGLLYFIWAQVGSIMFLVGVAYSGSFEAYAFEAAGAASFLVLLGLLIKMGTAGVHFWLPYAHAEAPTPLSALLSPVHVGLMSYWIWRLEAGAGWPSEALYLYGLATAIYGSLLVFREADIKRALADSTIANMGLLLAAASIGGRLGFLATALLFMGHAFAKAAGFMLSGIYITEKGVRDIDRLGLTRPLFAVGSMAFIALAGVFGVNLLGKALVAIGVPHAASAVALLVAALFSTALYSFYLLHRIYKSGEAGPEAHIDMLLPTLAAAAAPYVLLILGLLWL; encoded by the coding sequence ATGTATAGCGAGATCTTTCTCTTAGTTACGGCGGCCTCTACCGCCTTGGCTCTAGCAGCCGTCAGGCTGGGCATGCCGGCCGCACTTGCCTCGACTGCCTCGACCCTCCTCTACTTCTTGATGTACGGAGGGACCGCCGACTTGGGCGCGTTGCCCTATATAGGCGCAGTGCAAGCCTCTCTAGACGTATGGAAGGCGCCTTTTGTCGCAACCGCCTCCATACTCGGCGTCTTGGTCACCCTATATGCCCCCCGCTACTTGGAGCACCTGGGGGCGGACAGGTGGTACTACGCAGTCCACGCCCTATACGTCCTCTCTTTCGACCTCATTGTGCTCTTCGAGAACTTGGTCATGGTCTTCTTGGCGTTGGAGCTCAGCATAATTACGAGTTTCCTGCTCATTTGGTATTTCGGCTACGGCAATAGGAGGAGGATAGGCCTTCTGTACTTCATATGGGCGCAAGTCGGCTCGATAATGTTTCTAGTGGGAGTCGCCTATTCCGGCAGTTTCGAGGCCTACGCCTTCGAGGCCGCCGGAGCCGCGTCGTTTCTAGTACTGCTGGGCCTCCTCATAAAGATGGGCACTGCCGGAGTCCACTTCTGGTTGCCCTACGCCCACGCCGAGGCGCCAACGCCGCTGTCGGCCCTCCTGTCGCCGGTACACGTGGGCCTCATGTCCTATTGGATATGGAGGCTGGAGGCAGGCGCCGGATGGCCCTCGGAGGCCCTCTACCTCTACGGCTTGGCCACTGCGATATACGGCTCGTTGTTGGTGTTCAGGGAGGCCGACATAAAGAGGGCGCTTGCGGACTCCACTATCGCCAATATGGGCCTACTGCTCGCGGCGGCCTCGATAGGCGGGAGGCTCGGCTTCCTCGCAACGGCTCTGCTCTTTATGGGCCACGCGTTCGCCAAGGCCGCGGGCTTTATGCTGTCCGGCATATATATAACCGAGAAGGGCGTTAGGGATATAGACAGGCTGGGGCTGACCAGACCCCTGTTTGCGGTCGGCTCCATGGCGTTTATAGCTCTGGCGGGTGTCTTCGGCGTTAACCTGTTGGGCAAGGCCCTCGTGGCGATAGGAGTCCCCCACGCCGCGTCCGCAGTGGCCCTACTGGTCGCCGCCCTCTTCTCGACGGCTCTTTACAGCTTTTACCTCCTACATAGGATATACAAGAGCGGCGAGGCCGGGCCGGAGGCCCATATCGACATGTTGCTCCCGACTCTAGCCGCCGCGGCCGCCCCCTACGTCCTCTTGATATTAGGCCTGCTATGGCTCTAG
- a CDS encoding ferredoxin:quinone oxidoreductase: protein MMELAVALALIAGGLLLVGTSNSPVRTIIGVEVVILGGIFGAALSGDLSLAAVAAAMGVAETLLLVAATYRLAKEGHV, encoded by the coding sequence ATGATGGAGCTGGCAGTGGCCCTAGCCCTCATCGCGGGCGGCCTCCTGCTCGTAGGCACCTCTAACTCCCCCGTGAGGACTATTATAGGCGTGGAGGTCGTAATTTTGGGCGGGATATTCGGCGCGGCCCTCTCAGGCGATTTAAGCCTCGCCGCAGTGGCGGCGGCCATGGGCGTGGCGGAGACCCTACTGCTGGTAGCCGCCACGTACAGGCTGGCAAAGGAGGGCCATGTATAG
- the nuoB gene encoding NADH-quinone oxidoreductase subunit NuoB yields MKQIISGLASRLARWGTKWSLWPPHLVTACCGVEIGHVFGSVYDAERFGMLPMGSLRQSNILIIEGTITKKMAKFVKYVYDQMPEPKYVIAMGACAIKGGVFYGSYHMVPASKVVPVDVYISGCPPTPEAVLKAVEEVQRKVEHG; encoded by the coding sequence GTGAAGCAGATAATCTCCGGCCTGGCCTCGCGGCTGGCCAGATGGGGCACCAAGTGGTCCCTATGGCCTCCCCACCTCGTCACAGCCTGTTGCGGCGTCGAGATAGGCCACGTCTTCGGCTCTGTCTACGACGCGGAGAGGTTCGGCATGTTGCCCATGGGCAGTTTGAGGCAGAGCAATATCCTCATCATAGAGGGGACTATCACCAAGAAGATGGCCAAATTCGTCAAGTACGTCTACGACCAGATGCCCGAGCCCAAATACGTAATCGCCATGGGGGCCTGCGCCATAAAGGGCGGCGTCTTCTACGGGAGCTACCACATGGTCCCCGCCTCCAAGGTCGTGCCAGTCGACGTCTATATATCCGGCTGTCCCCCAACTCCCGAGGCCGTGTTGAAGGCGGTAGAGGAAGTACAGAGGAAGGTGGAACATGGCTAG
- a CDS encoding NADH-quinone oxidoreductase subunit D, whose protein sequence is MAREWPFTAGYGSTFFLEGEEELRGGRRGLTLVVGPQHPGSGHMRLFVVLDGDVIVDVLPDPGFVHRGIEKLAENRPYWTLVPLVEKASIMDSANITYPLVLALERALSLEPPPRAKYLRLILAELTRIRTHLYDLALLGIFLGHSTAFMWGFALQDLFAEVFAKITGARTTTAYHVPGGVRRDIRPEHAEAINRLLAKVEVKLRDFKAIFLDNPVTKARLEGVGVLDAKRAAELGVVGPFARASGIDYDVRSAAPYDAYAELDYEPVVEKAGDAWARVLVRWREIYESMDLVRAALKALPEGDVIDQALLAQGSEHWRGGTSGVLGAYIYMYPEPGEYIGLAEATRGATYVHLFATGLQRAFRLRYVTPSWRNLKAMVEAMKGQRLADMPAIYMSFGYFPPEADR, encoded by the coding sequence ATGGCTAGGGAGTGGCCCTTCACGGCCGGATACGGCTCCACATTCTTCCTAGAGGGCGAGGAAGAGCTGAGAGGAGGGAGGCGCGGGCTCACGTTGGTCGTGGGGCCACAGCACCCCGGCTCGGGCCACATGAGGCTCTTCGTGGTGCTGGACGGAGACGTGATCGTAGACGTGTTGCCGGACCCCGGCTTCGTCCATAGGGGGATAGAAAAGCTCGCCGAGAACAGGCCCTACTGGACCCTCGTCCCCCTCGTGGAGAAGGCCTCGATAATGGACAGCGCCAACATAACATACCCACTCGTCTTGGCTTTGGAGAGGGCCCTCTCGTTGGAGCCCCCACCGAGGGCCAAATACCTCCGCCTAATTCTAGCAGAGCTCACCAGGATCAGGACCCACCTATACGACCTAGCCCTATTGGGCATATTCCTGGGCCACTCGACGGCCTTCATGTGGGGCTTCGCGTTGCAGGACCTATTCGCTGAGGTCTTCGCAAAAATTACGGGGGCCCGCACCACCACCGCATACCACGTGCCAGGCGGCGTGAGGAGGGACATAAGGCCGGAACACGCGGAGGCCATAAACAGGCTTTTGGCGAAGGTGGAGGTCAAGTTGAGGGACTTCAAGGCCATATTTCTCGACAACCCCGTCACCAAGGCGAGACTTGAGGGAGTCGGCGTGTTGGACGCCAAGAGGGCGGCCGAGCTGGGGGTCGTGGGGCCCTTCGCGAGGGCGTCCGGGATAGACTACGACGTGAGGTCCGCCGCGCCCTACGACGCATACGCCGAGCTCGACTACGAGCCAGTGGTCGAGAAGGCAGGAGACGCGTGGGCGAGGGTCCTAGTGAGGTGGCGCGAGATCTACGAGTCCATGGACCTCGTTAGAGCGGCCCTCAAGGCGTTGCCTGAAGGCGATGTGATAGACCAAGCGCTTTTGGCGCAGGGCTCAGAACACTGGAGAGGCGGGACCTCGGGGGTCCTAGGCGCCTACATCTATATGTACCCAGAACCCGGCGAGTATATAGGCCTCGCCGAGGCCACTAGGGGGGCTACGTACGTCCATCTCTTCGCCACTGGCCTCCAGAGGGCGTTCCGGCTGAGATACGTCACCCCCAGCTGGAGGAACTTGAAGGCGATGGTCGAGGCCATGAAGGGCCAGAGGCTGGCCGACATGCCCGCCATCTATATGTCCTTCGGCTACTTCCCGCCGGAGGCAGACCGATGA
- a CDS encoding 4-hydroxyphenylacetate 3-hydroxylase family protein, with product MGLRTGEQYVEGLKGRNKVRIYVLGKRVDDVTAHPFLKPSVKSFKATFDAAFEEDTKSLARAYSPFIGEEVNRFVHIHRGPEDLVAKVKLLRKLSHKVGTCFQRCVGWDALNTLYIITSKLAERDGKKEYYRRFVEYLKYVQKNDLALAGAMTDVKGVRTLRPSEQPNPYAYVKVVEERSDGIVVSGAKANITGVAVVDEVVVMPTRAMTERDEAYAVSFAVPLNTEGITVVVGRQVNDARRMEGGEIDALPYFFNHEGLVIFDNVFVPWERVFFYREWKMAGEFVEVFSSFHRQGYAGCKSGLGDVIIGAAYNLAKQLGVADKPHIQDKLTEMVFLNETMYSAGLAASWEGKKIAGGEEGGWWVNPMYANVTKHLVARFPYEVSRLAHDIAGGILGTGPSEFDLKNPEIKELIAKYLQGVPEFSAEDRMRMVRLLENTSLSVAYLVESVHGAGSPEAQRISIRRLYDFDMAERIAKRLAGMKAQAQDARIEPRKPSEAEK from the coding sequence ATGGGGCTGAGGACTGGGGAGCAGTACGTAGAGGGCCTTAAGGGCCGAAATAAGGTCAGGATATACGTCTTGGGCAAACGGGTCGACGACGTGACTGCGCACCCCTTCCTGAAGCCTTCCGTAAAGTCCTTCAAGGCCACCTTCGACGCGGCCTTCGAGGAGGACACAAAGAGCCTCGCGAGGGCCTACAGCCCCTTTATCGGGGAGGAGGTCAATAGGTTCGTCCACATACACAGGGGCCCCGAGGACTTAGTGGCCAAGGTCAAGCTCTTGAGGAAGTTGAGCCACAAGGTGGGGACTTGCTTCCAGCGCTGTGTGGGCTGGGACGCCCTAAACACGCTGTACATAATCACCAGCAAGCTGGCTGAGAGAGACGGCAAGAAGGAGTACTACAGGCGCTTCGTGGAGTACCTCAAATACGTACAGAAGAACGACTTGGCGCTGGCAGGCGCCATGACGGACGTCAAGGGCGTGAGGACCTTGAGGCCCAGCGAGCAGCCGAACCCCTACGCCTACGTGAAGGTCGTAGAGGAGAGGAGCGACGGGATTGTGGTCAGCGGGGCCAAGGCCAACATCACGGGCGTGGCGGTGGTGGACGAAGTGGTGGTGATGCCCACTAGGGCCATGACGGAGCGCGACGAGGCCTACGCCGTGTCCTTCGCGGTGCCTCTCAACACCGAGGGCATCACAGTGGTGGTCGGGCGGCAGGTAAACGACGCGAGGAGGATGGAGGGAGGCGAGATAGACGCCCTGCCCTACTTCTTCAACCACGAGGGCCTCGTAATATTCGACAACGTCTTCGTGCCTTGGGAGAGGGTCTTCTTCTATAGGGAGTGGAAAATGGCGGGGGAGTTCGTGGAGGTGTTCTCCTCCTTCCACAGACAGGGCTATGCGGGCTGTAAGTCGGGCCTCGGCGACGTCATAATAGGCGCCGCCTACAACTTGGCGAAACAGTTGGGGGTCGCCGACAAGCCCCACATACAGGACAAGCTGACCGAGATGGTCTTCCTAAATGAGACCATGTACTCGGCGGGCCTCGCCGCTAGCTGGGAGGGCAAGAAGATCGCTGGAGGCGAGGAGGGGGGCTGGTGGGTCAACCCCATGTATGCCAACGTGACGAAGCACCTAGTGGCGAGGTTCCCCTACGAGGTCTCGCGGCTGGCCCACGACATAGCGGGCGGCATATTGGGCACGGGCCCCAGCGAGTTCGACCTGAAGAACCCCGAAATAAAGGAGTTGATAGCCAAGTACCTACAGGGAGTGCCCGAGTTCTCGGCCGAGGACAGAATGAGGATGGTCAGGCTCTTGGAGAATACAAGCCTCAGCGTGGCCTACCTAGTGGAGTCCGTGCACGGAGCCGGGAGCCCCGAAGCCCAAAGGATATCCATAAGGCGCCTCTACGACTTCGACATGGCCGAGAGGATAGCCAAAAGGCTCGCCGGCATGAAGGCCCAAGCCCAAGACGCGAGGATAGAGCCCAGGAAGCCCTCCGAAGCCGAAAAATAA
- a CDS encoding radical SAM protein: protein MNAKSLVRPSDLSRHKSGKALSDGWAVNFAVGCTHGCVFCYARRITELLNPYRLPREAFAPGWGRYLYVSENLAELIRNTPWRRWAGVRLLMSSTHDPYLPQLYFPHRWPRRILEAALPHGVKFTVLTRSVLYLQDLDVLVRHKEQILLLMSIPTLDEELAKVTEPFAPPPRARLSALRKAKDAGIEVGVVVAPIITTAGWDRRLRQLFEELAGLGPSVVYGESLHPRGSNTTELKRLGLTFRIGTQIDLQVGKLFEQLLKEYGLRGEYWYGP, encoded by the coding sequence ATGAATGCGAAATCGTTAGTGAGACCCTCAGATCTTTCTAGACACAAGAGCGGAAAGGCGTTGTCTGATGGTTGGGCTGTGAACTTTGCGGTAGGGTGTACACATGGCTGTGTATTCTGTTACGCCCGCCGAATCACGGAGCTCCTAAATCCATACAGGCTACCGAGGGAGGCCTTCGCGCCTGGCTGGGGGCGCTACCTCTACGTCTCGGAGAACCTGGCGGAGCTGATTAGGAACACCCCGTGGCGGAGGTGGGCTGGCGTGAGGCTCCTTATGTCGTCGACACACGACCCCTACCTCCCACAGCTCTACTTCCCCCACAGATGGCCGCGGCGGATACTAGAGGCGGCGCTTCCCCATGGCGTGAAGTTCACCGTCCTCACCCGCTCCGTGCTGTACCTACAAGACCTAGACGTCCTGGTGCGGCACAAAGAACAAATACTCCTCCTCATGTCTATCCCTACTCTCGACGAAGAGCTTGCCAAGGTCACCGAGCCGTTCGCCCCTCCTCCACGGGCCAGGCTGTCTGCGCTTCGTAAAGCCAAAGACGCAGGTATAGAGGTGGGGGTGGTAGTGGCGCCTATAATCACGACAGCTGGCTGGGACCGCCGCCTACGCCAGCTCTTCGAAGAGCTGGCCGGGCTTGGGCCGTCGGTTGTATACGGCGAGTCGCTACATCCCCGCGGCTCCAACACCACCGAACTCAAGCGCCTAGGGCTGACCTTTCGCATAGGCACACAGATAGACCTTCAGGTCGGCAAACTTTTTGAGCAATTACTAAAAGAGTACGGACTCAGGGGGGAATATTGGTACGGTCCGTAG
- a CDS encoding winged helix-turn-helix domain-containing protein, with the protein MDEIKAKILDVLKREGPQTVYQIAKALGLTYGAAQWHVFYLEKEGLVQTYRVGRRRYVAINPSGDVLKVLRVRDVLSDVELTLMAYGIKPDMSVDEAVEILEEKEMKHIAELVQWMARERYEREAERRQKINRESPPGP; encoded by the coding sequence GTGGATGAAATAAAGGCCAAAATACTCGACGTCCTCAAGAGAGAGGGCCCTCAGACCGTTTATCAAATCGCCAAGGCCTTGGGTCTGACCTACGGCGCGGCCCAGTGGCACGTCTTCTATTTGGAGAAAGAGGGGCTCGTCCAGACCTATAGGGTGGGGAGGAGGCGTTACGTCGCCATAAACCCCAGCGGCGACGTGTTGAAGGTATTGAGGGTGAGGGACGTCCTGTCCGATGTGGAGCTCACATTGATGGCATACGGCATAAAGCCCGACATGAGCGTAGACGAGGCCGTCGAGATACTAGAGGAGAAGGAAATGAAACATATAGCTGAATTGGTCCAGTGGATGGCCAGAGAGAGGTACGAGAGGGAGGCCGAGAGGCGCCAAAAAATAAATAGGGAGTCGCCTCCCGGGCCATGA
- a CDS encoding thioredoxin: MISVVVHHTCASSWKLFRGVKAKGLRVEFVPASFSHLRQMALGIPAVFVDGELVLYDPVTVEDLEALASGSARRELSPDKAIENFITGVVYNQAFLSLAVLHGSFKPLLADREVVEVLTRARFHGDLKAAEAARAEIQRRDKELFAENRELMLKSLAYGLTRELYWLGLRPSSLSAEHVSMWLLAKATVGRIGLQYPKPHVDRATAEAVAAILKERGEHYMAKIAEEQAAISADSEFLSLFAER; encoded by the coding sequence ATGATCTCTGTGGTGGTCCACCACACGTGTGCCTCGAGCTGGAAGCTGTTTAGGGGCGTCAAGGCCAAAGGGCTTCGCGTGGAGTTCGTCCCGGCTTCCTTCTCGCATCTGAGGCAGATGGCGTTGGGGATACCGGCCGTCTTTGTCGACGGCGAGCTCGTCCTCTACGACCCCGTAACTGTGGAGGACTTGGAGGCCCTCGCCAGCGGCTCGGCCCGGCGGGAGCTGTCCCCCGATAAGGCCATCGAGAACTTCATCACGGGCGTCGTGTACAACCAGGCGTTCCTGTCGTTGGCAGTGCTACACGGCTCCTTCAAGCCTCTGCTGGCCGATAGGGAGGTCGTCGAGGTTTTGACTAGGGCGAGATTCCACGGGGATCTGAAGGCCGCCGAGGCCGCACGCGCCGAGATCCAACGGAGGGACAAAGAGCTCTTCGCAGAGAACAGGGAGCTCATGTTGAAGTCGCTGGCCTACGGCCTGACTAGAGAGCTCTACTGGCTCGGCTTGAGGCCGTCGTCGTTGAGCGCCGAACACGTCTCCATGTGGCTCCTCGCGAAGGCCACCGTGGGCAGGATAGGGTTGCAGTACCCCAAGCCCCACGTGGATAGGGCGACCGCCGAGGCCGTCGCGGCCATCTTGAAGGAGCGCGGCGAGCACTACATGGCGAAAATAGCCGAGGAGCAAGCCGCCATATCGGCCGACTCGGAGTTCCTTTCGTTATTTGCCGAAAGGTAG